From Streptomonospora salina, the proteins below share one genomic window:
- a CDS encoding FAD-dependent oxidoreductase, whose protein sequence is MAQHPARRIVVIGNGMVGARFAEEVARRDPAGDRVGVTVVGAEDEPAYNRVLLPGVLAGDYTPDDIRLPVPQVPSVAVRTGAAARGLDTARRRVTLDDGTHLDYDDLVLATGARAAFPPIPGLAASDGAPAPGVTALRDAADCRRLDALARPGGPVVVLGGGVLGLEAARALARRGMRVSLVESSPWIMRRQIDRPAARILAEQYSALGMSVHSWRVAARWIPGTGLELDDGRVLAGDALVVTAGVEGNTELAADAGIETEHGVCVDDTLATADPRVHAAGDCAQHRGGGAGLVQPGWEQAAVLADRLTGTRPEARYSGARPVTRLKAAGIELTAMGEAEADDTAETVTIADPHGGRYAKLSVRRERIVGAVLLGFAEPASDIAQMYDDGAPVPADRLALLTGRPAPEAEPQAEAAADPTVCRCNAVTRQDLETAWLDGSRTRTDIAEATRATTGCGGCTRDVDALLSGWNATSPVAAT, encoded by the coding sequence ATGGCCCAACACCCTGCACGCCGCATCGTGGTGATCGGCAACGGCATGGTCGGCGCCCGCTTCGCCGAAGAGGTCGCCCGGCGCGACCCCGCAGGCGACCGCGTCGGCGTCACCGTCGTGGGCGCCGAAGACGAACCCGCCTACAACCGGGTCCTGCTGCCCGGGGTGCTCGCCGGCGACTACACGCCCGACGACATCCGCCTGCCCGTGCCCCAGGTGCCGTCGGTGGCCGTGCGCACCGGCGCCGCCGCCCGTGGCCTGGACACCGCCCGCCGCCGGGTCACCCTCGACGACGGCACCCACTTGGACTACGACGACCTGGTTCTGGCCACCGGAGCCCGCGCCGCCTTCCCGCCCATCCCCGGACTGGCCGCCTCCGACGGCGCGCCCGCGCCAGGCGTCACCGCTCTGCGCGACGCCGCCGACTGCCGCCGCCTGGACGCCCTCGCCCGCCCCGGCGGGCCCGTCGTCGTGCTCGGCGGCGGAGTGCTGGGGCTGGAGGCCGCCCGCGCCCTCGCCCGGCGCGGCATGCGGGTGTCCCTGGTGGAGTCCTCGCCCTGGATCATGCGCCGCCAGATCGACCGGCCCGCCGCCCGGATCCTCGCCGAGCAGTACAGCGCACTGGGCATGTCCGTGCACTCCTGGCGGGTGGCGGCCCGCTGGATCCCCGGCACCGGGCTGGAACTCGACGACGGCCGCGTCCTGGCCGGCGACGCGCTGGTGGTCACCGCCGGCGTCGAAGGCAACACCGAACTCGCCGCCGACGCCGGCATCGAGACCGAACACGGCGTCTGCGTCGACGACACGCTGGCCACCGCCGACCCCCGTGTGCACGCCGCCGGCGACTGCGCCCAGCACCGCGGCGGCGGCGCCGGCCTCGTCCAGCCCGGATGGGAGCAGGCCGCGGTGCTGGCCGACCGGCTCACCGGAACCCGCCCCGAGGCGCGCTACAGCGGCGCCCGCCCCGTCACCCGGCTCAAGGCCGCGGGTATCGAGCTGACCGCGATGGGCGAGGCCGAGGCCGACGACACCGCCGAAACCGTCACCATCGCCGACCCGCACGGCGGCCGCTACGCCAAGCTCTCGGTGCGCCGCGAGCGCATCGTCGGCGCCGTGCTTCTGGGCTTCGCCGAACCGGCCTCGGACATCGCGCAGATGTACGACGACGGCGCCCCGGTGCCCGCCGACCGGCTCGCACTGCTCACCGGACGCCCCGCCCCCGAGGCCGAACCTCAGGCCGAAGCCGCAGCCGACCCCACCGTGTGCCGGTGCAACGCCGTGACCCGCCAGGATTTGGAGACCGCCTGGCTGGACGGCTCCCGCACCCGCACCGACATCGCCGAAGCCACGCGCGCCACCACCGGCTGCGGCGGCTGCACCCGCGACGTCGACGCGCTGCTGTCGGGATGGAACGCCACCAGTCCCGTCGCGGCCACCTGA
- the nirB gene encoding nitrite reductase large subunit NirB — protein sequence MRQLVVIGNGMVGHRLVEAVLSRDTDTPWQITVLGEEPRPAYDRVALSSYFDGSGEEELRLPDLAERPGVQVLLGESAAALDRGARTVTTSAGRILAYDELVLATGSSAFVPPVSGRDLPGCHVYRTIDDLEGITATAAAATGRGDTAGVVVGGGLLGLEAANALTLLGMQAHVVEMAPWLMPRQVDEGGGAVLGRLVDDTGVVCHTGAALAGIEPAPDGAGLRVLLGEEGPDRRIVDAGIVVFSVGVRPRDELARSAGLEIGPRGGAAIDAACRTSDPRIYAVGECASAEGTVYGLVAPGNAMAEVAADNLAGGDAAFTGGDTATKLKLLGVDVASFGDAQGATEGALEVVVNDAPGGTYAKLVVSDDATTLLGGVLVGDASAYAGLRPLVGRELPGDPLDLIAGDRGGSGGGVGVAALPDDAQVCSCNAVTKGAITTAIAEGETDIPALKACTKAGTSCGSCVPMLKNLLADSGIEQSSALCEHFEYSRAELVEIITATGVSTFSELIDRHGTGRGCDICKPAVASVLASLGGGHILDGEQAALQDTNDHFLANLQRNGTYSVVPRVPGGEITPDKLVVIGEVAREFGLYTKITGAQRIDLLGARVEQLPAVWARLVEAGFESGHAYGKALRTVKSCVGSTWCRYGVQDSVGMAIRLEMRYRGLRSPHKLKSAVSGCARECAEARSKDFGIIATDTGWNLYVGGNGGFTPRHAELLAADLDDETLVRYIDRYLMFYIRTADRLQRTSAWIEQLDGGLGHLRAVVVEDSLGIAAELEQDMQRHTAGYADEWRGVLEDPEKLERFVSFANAPDAPDPTIAFDIERDQPVPTGPVALGMPEPPAREPATAPSGGAARHEPAGTPV from the coding sequence ATGAGACAGCTCGTGGTCATCGGAAACGGCATGGTCGGACACCGCCTCGTCGAGGCCGTCCTCAGCCGCGACACCGACACACCCTGGCAGATCACCGTCCTCGGTGAGGAACCGCGCCCCGCCTACGACCGTGTCGCCCTGTCCTCCTACTTCGACGGCTCCGGAGAAGAGGAGCTGCGGCTGCCCGACCTGGCTGAACGCCCCGGCGTGCAGGTGCTGCTGGGCGAGTCCGCCGCCGCCCTCGACCGCGGCGCCCGCACCGTCACCACCTCCGCCGGCCGGATCCTGGCCTACGACGAACTCGTCCTGGCCACCGGATCCTCGGCGTTCGTGCCACCGGTGTCCGGCCGCGACCTGCCCGGCTGCCACGTCTACCGCACCATCGACGACCTCGAAGGAATCACCGCCACCGCCGCAGCCGCCACCGGCCGCGGCGACACCGCCGGCGTGGTCGTCGGCGGCGGCCTGCTCGGCCTGGAGGCCGCCAACGCCCTCACGCTGCTGGGTATGCAGGCCCACGTGGTGGAGATGGCGCCGTGGCTGATGCCCCGACAGGTCGACGAAGGCGGGGGAGCGGTCCTGGGCCGGCTCGTCGACGACACCGGAGTGGTCTGCCACACCGGCGCCGCTCTGGCCGGTATCGAACCCGCCCCCGACGGCGCCGGCCTGCGCGTGCTGCTCGGCGAGGAGGGGCCCGACCGCCGGATCGTCGACGCCGGCATCGTCGTCTTCTCCGTGGGTGTGCGCCCCCGCGACGAACTCGCCCGCTCCGCGGGCCTGGAGATCGGCCCCCGCGGCGGCGCCGCGATCGACGCCGCCTGCCGTACCAGCGACCCCCGCATCTACGCCGTGGGCGAGTGCGCCAGCGCCGAGGGCACCGTCTACGGCCTGGTCGCGCCCGGAAACGCCATGGCCGAGGTCGCCGCCGACAACCTCGCCGGCGGCGACGCCGCCTTCACCGGCGGCGACACCGCCACCAAGCTCAAGCTGCTGGGCGTGGACGTGGCCAGCTTCGGCGACGCCCAAGGCGCCACCGAAGGCGCCCTGGAGGTCGTCGTCAACGACGCGCCCGGCGGCACCTACGCCAAGCTCGTCGTCTCCGACGACGCCACCACCCTGCTGGGCGGCGTCCTGGTCGGCGACGCCTCGGCCTACGCGGGCCTGCGGCCCCTGGTGGGGCGCGAGCTGCCCGGCGACCCCCTCGATCTCATCGCCGGCGACCGGGGCGGCTCCGGCGGCGGCGTCGGCGTGGCCGCCCTGCCCGACGACGCCCAGGTCTGCTCCTGCAACGCTGTGACCAAGGGCGCCATCACCACCGCCATCGCCGAGGGCGAGACCGACATCCCCGCCCTCAAGGCCTGCACCAAGGCCGGCACCAGCTGCGGCTCCTGCGTTCCGATGCTCAAGAACCTGCTCGCCGACTCCGGCATCGAGCAGTCCAGCGCCCTGTGCGAGCACTTCGAGTACTCCCGCGCCGAGCTCGTCGAGATCATCACCGCCACCGGCGTGTCCACGTTCTCCGAGCTCATCGACCGCCACGGCACCGGTCGCGGCTGCGACATCTGCAAGCCCGCCGTGGCCTCGGTGCTGGCCTCCCTGGGCGGCGGCCACATCCTCGACGGCGAGCAGGCCGCGCTGCAGGACACCAACGACCACTTCCTGGCCAACCTCCAGCGCAACGGAACCTACTCGGTGGTGCCGCGCGTGCCCGGCGGTGAGATCACGCCCGACAAGCTCGTCGTCATCGGCGAGGTCGCCCGCGAGTTCGGCCTCTACACCAAGATCACCGGCGCCCAGCGCATCGACCTGCTCGGCGCCCGCGTCGAGCAGCTGCCGGCGGTGTGGGCCCGGCTGGTCGAAGCCGGATTCGAGTCCGGACACGCCTACGGAAAGGCGCTGCGCACGGTCAAGTCGTGCGTGGGAAGCACCTGGTGCCGCTACGGCGTCCAGGATTCGGTGGGCATGGCCATCCGCCTGGAAATGCGCTACCGCGGCCTGCGCTCGCCCCACAAGCTCAAATCTGCGGTGTCGGGATGCGCACGCGAATGCGCCGAAGCCCGCAGCAAAGACTTCGGCATCATCGCCACCGACACCGGCTGGAACCTCTACGTCGGCGGCAACGGCGGCTTCACCCCACGCCACGCCGAACTGCTGGCCGCCGACCTCGACGACGAGACCCTCGTGCGCTACATCGACCGGTACCTGATGTTCTACATCCGTACCGCCGACCGGCTGCAGCGCACCTCCGCCTGGATCGAGCAGCTCGACGGCGGCCTGGGCCACCTGCGCGCGGTCGTCGTCGAAGACAGCCTGGGCATCGCCGCCGAGCTGGAGCAGGACATGCAGCGCCACACCGCCGGCTACGCCGACGAGTGGCGCGGTGTGCTGGAGGACCCCGAAAAGCTGGAGCGCTTCGTGTCCTTCGCCAACGCGCCCGACGCCCCCGACCCCACCATCGCCTTCGACATCGAGCGCGACCAGCCGGTCCCCACCGGCCCCGTCGCCCTGGGTATGCCCGAGCCGCCCGCCCGCGAGCCCGCCACCGCCCCGAGCGGGGGCGCTGCGCGCCACGAGCCCGCCGGAACCCCGGTCTGA
- a CDS encoding molybdopterin oxidoreductase family protein — MNTRTHCPYCALQCAMSIESGPDGAPTARPADFPTNRGGLCRKGWTSAELLHSPQRITRPLLRTDRSGAFAETDWDTALDHVAARLAAMRAEHGADSVAVFGSGGLTNEKSYLLGKFARLALGTSQIDYNGRFCMSSAAAAGNRAFGIDRGMPFPLPDLAAADTVLLAGANPAETMPPMMGHLTAPRLIVVDPRRSATAQYALDHGGLHLAPRPGTDAALALGLLHAARTADLLDTDYIAARTTGFDDAWRHAAAFWPEQTEQVTGVPAHRVREAAHLLGTAARAYVLTGRGSEQHATGTDTVSAWINLALALGLPGRDGAGYGCITGQGNGQGGREHGQKADQLPGYRKIDDPAARAHVADTWGVDPDELPGPGRSAFELLDSLGTGDGPGAMLLLGSNPAVSAPSAERVRNRLQSLDLLVTCDFVMSETAAMSDVVLPVAQWAEEEGTMTNLEGRLLRRRAVLDPPEGVRTDLQVLSALAVRLGQPAARFPDRPDAVLAELGRASAGGGADYAGVTPQRLDEGEELFWPVPGPEAGTPRMFLDSFAHPDGRARFAPVSHRGAAERPDADYPLYATTGRLMGHYQSGAQTRRIAELDAAEPRAYVEVHPDTGARAGLAEGDWARVVSRRGAALARIRHRSDARTDTVFLPFHFAGDQAANNLTNPALDPTSRMPEFKVSAVRLEPADTAPTAPTAPTAGG, encoded by the coding sequence GTGAACACCCGCACCCACTGCCCCTACTGCGCCCTGCAGTGCGCCATGAGCATCGAATCCGGCCCCGACGGCGCACCCACCGCCCGCCCGGCCGACTTCCCCACCAACCGCGGCGGGCTCTGCCGCAAAGGCTGGACCTCGGCCGAACTGCTGCACTCGCCCCAGCGCATCACCCGCCCCCTGCTGCGCACCGACCGCTCCGGCGCCTTCGCCGAAACCGACTGGGACACCGCCCTGGACCACGTCGCGGCCCGGCTCGCCGCCATGCGCGCCGAGCACGGAGCCGACTCGGTCGCGGTCTTCGGAAGCGGCGGACTCACCAACGAGAAGAGCTACCTGCTGGGCAAGTTCGCCCGCCTGGCGCTGGGCACCTCCCAGATCGACTACAACGGCCGCTTCTGCATGTCCTCGGCAGCCGCCGCCGGCAACCGCGCCTTCGGCATCGACCGCGGCATGCCGTTCCCGCTGCCGGACCTGGCCGCGGCCGACACGGTCCTGCTGGCCGGAGCCAACCCCGCCGAGACCATGCCGCCGATGATGGGACACCTCACCGCCCCCCGGCTGATCGTCGTCGACCCGCGCCGCTCGGCCACCGCCCAGTACGCGCTGGACCACGGCGGGCTGCACCTGGCCCCCCGACCGGGCACCGACGCCGCCCTGGCACTGGGCCTGCTGCACGCCGCCCGCACCGCCGACCTGCTCGACACCGACTACATCGCCGCCCGCACCACCGGCTTCGACGACGCCTGGCGCCACGCCGCGGCATTCTGGCCCGAGCAGACCGAACAGGTCACCGGCGTGCCCGCGCACCGGGTGCGCGAAGCGGCACACCTGCTGGGCACCGCCGCCCGCGCCTACGTGCTCACCGGCCGCGGCAGCGAACAGCACGCGACGGGCACCGACACCGTCTCGGCGTGGATCAACCTGGCGCTGGCGCTGGGCCTGCCCGGACGCGACGGGGCCGGCTACGGCTGCATCACCGGTCAGGGCAACGGCCAGGGCGGGCGCGAACACGGCCAGAAAGCCGACCAGCTGCCCGGATACCGCAAGATCGACGACCCGGCCGCCCGCGCCCACGTGGCCGACACCTGGGGCGTGGATCCCGACGAGCTGCCCGGCCCCGGACGCAGCGCCTTCGAACTGCTCGACTCCCTGGGCACCGGGGACGGGCCGGGCGCGATGCTGCTGCTGGGTTCCAACCCCGCGGTTTCGGCGCCTTCGGCCGAACGCGTCCGAAACCGGCTGCAGTCCCTGGACCTGCTCGTCACCTGCGACTTCGTCATGTCCGAAACCGCCGCGATGAGCGACGTGGTGCTGCCCGTGGCCCAATGGGCCGAAGAAGAGGGCACGATGACCAACCTGGAGGGGCGCCTGCTGCGGCGCCGGGCCGTGCTCGACCCGCCGGAGGGGGTGCGCACCGACCTCCAGGTCCTCAGTGCCCTGGCCGTGCGCCTGGGACAGCCCGCGGCACGCTTCCCCGACCGCCCCGATGCGGTCCTGGCCGAGCTGGGCCGGGCCTCCGCGGGCGGCGGCGCCGACTACGCCGGCGTCACCCCCCAGCGGCTCGACGAGGGAGAGGAGCTGTTCTGGCCCGTCCCCGGACCCGAAGCCGGCACCCCCCGCATGTTCCTCGACTCCTTCGCCCATCCCGACGGCCGCGCCCGCTTCGCCCCCGTGAGCCACCGCGGCGCCGCCGAGCGGCCCGACGCCGACTACCCCCTCTACGCCACCACCGGGCGGCTGATGGGCCACTACCAGTCCGGAGCCCAGACCCGGCGCATCGCCGAGCTGGACGCGGCCGAACCACGGGCCTACGTCGAAGTCCACCCCGACACCGGCGCCCGCGCCGGACTGGCCGAAGGCGACTGGGCACGGGTGGTCTCCCGGCGCGGCGCCGCCCTGGCCCGCATCCGCCACCGCTCCGACGCGCGCACCGACACCGTGTTCCTGCCCTTCCACTTCGCCGGGGACCAGGCCGCCAACAACCTCACCAACCCGGCCCTGGACCCCACCAGCCGCATGCCCGAATTCAAGGTCAGCGCCGTCCGACTGGAACCGGCCGACACCGCCCCGACCGCCCCGACCGCCCCGACCGCCGGCGGCTGA
- a CDS encoding metal ABC transporter ATP-binding protein, translating into MSATETTPAAGRPDAADAAPALDVAQLTVRYGDVCALEDVSLSVGPGRICGLLGANGSGKSSLLTAIMGLTAADTGGVAILGAGPAAARKRGLVGYVPQAEQVDWAFPVRVADVVMMGRYGRMGPTRRPRRADRAAVGAALERTGLTGLAHRRIGALSGGQRKRVFVARGIAQGARVFLLDEPFAGVDRASEATITAVLSAMRDEGHTLLVSTHDLVGVGALCDEAALLQRRLLAHGPPGEVLTPERLMEAFGIVPPTGGGPG; encoded by the coding sequence GTGAGCGCCACCGAAACCACCCCGGCCGCGGGGCGGCCGGACGCCGCGGACGCGGCGCCGGCCCTCGACGTCGCGCAGCTGACCGTGCGCTACGGCGACGTCTGCGCCCTCGAAGACGTCAGCCTGAGCGTGGGACCGGGCCGCATCTGCGGCCTGCTGGGTGCCAACGGTTCGGGAAAATCCAGCCTGCTGACCGCCATCATGGGCCTGACCGCCGCCGACACCGGCGGCGTAGCGATCCTGGGCGCCGGCCCCGCCGCCGCGCGCAAGCGCGGTCTGGTGGGCTATGTCCCCCAGGCCGAACAGGTCGACTGGGCGTTTCCGGTGCGCGTGGCCGACGTGGTCATGATGGGCCGCTACGGCCGCATGGGGCCCACCCGCAGGCCGCGCCGGGCCGACCGCGCGGCCGTCGGCGCCGCCCTGGAGCGCACCGGGCTGACCGGGCTCGCCCACCGCCGGATCGGCGCCCTGTCCGGGGGCCAGCGCAAACGGGTGTTCGTGGCCCGCGGCATCGCCCAGGGCGCCCGCGTGTTCCTTCTCGACGAGCCTTTCGCCGGTGTGGACCGGGCCTCCGAAGCCACCATCACCGCGGTGCTGTCCGCCATGCGCGACGAGGGCCACACCCTGCTGGTCTCCACCCACGACCTGGTCGGGGTGGGGGCGCTGTGCGACGAGGCGGCCCTGCTGCAGCGCCGGCTGCTGGCCCACGGCCCGCCCGGCGAGGTGCTTACGCCCGAACGGCTGATGGAGGCCTTCGGCATCGTCCCGCCGACCGGGGGAGGGCCCGGATGA
- a CDS encoding metal ABC transporter substrate-binding protein, producing MPNIGDRLASTRVAAAAAALVCAAACTPAGAEPDPDDGRLTVLTTFTVLADMVRNVAGDRVDVESVTRPGAEIHSYEPTPEDLLRGRGADLVLHNGLGLEAWFTRFTDPVDAPTAVLADGVETVPVVSGGHAGEPNPHAWMSPDNALVYVDNIAAALTALDPAGARTYAAGAADYKQRIRAIGEDLRDRLAGVDPPQRALVTCEGAFPYLARDAGLAERYLWPVNSDTEATPGRVASVVRFVRSNGVATVFCETTVDSGIQQQVADETGAELGPDLYVDSLSPPDGPVPTYLDLLRYDAEAVAAGLTREEDA from the coding sequence GTGCCAAACATAGGAGATCGCCTCGCTTCAACCCGTGTGGCGGCGGCCGCCGCGGCCCTGGTGTGCGCGGCCGCCTGCACGCCGGCCGGGGCCGAACCCGACCCCGACGACGGCCGCCTCACCGTGCTGACCACCTTCACCGTGCTCGCCGACATGGTCCGCAACGTCGCCGGCGACCGGGTCGACGTCGAGTCCGTCACCCGCCCCGGCGCCGAGATCCACTCCTACGAACCCACCCCCGAGGACCTCTTGCGGGGCCGCGGCGCCGACCTCGTGCTGCACAACGGACTGGGCCTGGAAGCGTGGTTCACCCGGTTCACCGACCCCGTCGACGCGCCCACCGCCGTCCTGGCCGACGGCGTGGAGACCGTGCCCGTCGTCTCGGGCGGCCACGCGGGCGAGCCCAACCCCCACGCCTGGATGTCGCCGGACAACGCCCTGGTCTACGTCGACAACATCGCCGCCGCCCTCACCGCTCTCGATCCCGCCGGCGCCCGGACCTACGCCGCCGGGGCCGCGGACTACAAACAGCGCATCCGCGCCATCGGCGAGGACCTGCGGGACCGCCTCGCCGGTGTCGACCCGCCCCAGCGCGCCCTGGTCACCTGCGAAGGGGCCTTCCCCTATCTGGCCCGCGACGCCGGACTGGCCGAGCGCTACCTGTGGCCGGTCAACTCCGACACCGAAGCCACCCCCGGCCGGGTCGCCTCGGTGGTGCGGTTCGTACGGTCCAACGGCGTCGCCACCGTCTTCTGCGAGACCACCGTCGACAGCGGCATCCAGCAGCAGGTCGCCGACGAGACCGGTGCCGAGCTGGGCCCCGACCTCTACGTCGACTCCCTGTCGCCGCCGGACGGGCCCGTGCCCACCTACCTGGACCTGCTGCGCTACGACGCCGAAGCCGTCGCCGCCGGACTCACCCGCGAGGAGGACGCGTGA
- a CDS encoding metal ABC transporter permease gives MSAIVEWFALPLQFDFMQRALLVSVVAGIVCALLSCWMTLTGWSLLGDAVSHAVLPGVVLSYLLGLPFAVGALVFGAGSVALIGTVHRTSRVKEDAAIGIVFTTMFAVGVVLISRVPSETDLMHILFGNVLGVSDSQIGQILAMAAVVAAVVAVKHRDLTLYAFDPVHAHAVGLSPRRLEALLLALLSVTVVIALQAVGIILVVAMVVIPGATAYLLTDRFERMLLIAAAVSAAASVLGTYVSFYADVATGGTVVLAQACCFGLAYLLGPQHGVLARRLRRRAAPAG, from the coding sequence ATGAGCGCGATCGTGGAGTGGTTCGCTCTGCCGCTGCAGTTCGACTTCATGCAGCGCGCGCTGCTGGTGAGCGTCGTCGCGGGCATCGTCTGCGCCCTGCTGTCGTGCTGGATGACGCTGACCGGCTGGTCGCTGCTGGGCGACGCCGTCTCCCACGCGGTGCTTCCCGGCGTCGTGCTGTCCTACCTGCTGGGCCTGCCCTTCGCGGTGGGAGCGCTGGTTTTCGGGGCGGGCTCGGTCGCCCTGATCGGGACGGTCCACCGCACTTCGCGCGTCAAGGAGGACGCGGCGATCGGCATCGTGTTCACCACGATGTTCGCCGTCGGCGTGGTGCTGATATCGCGCGTGCCCTCCGAGACCGACCTGATGCACATCCTCTTCGGCAACGTGCTCGGCGTCTCCGACTCCCAGATCGGCCAGATCCTGGCGATGGCGGCGGTGGTCGCGGCGGTGGTCGCCGTCAAGCACCGCGACCTCACCCTGTACGCCTTCGATCCCGTGCACGCCCACGCCGTCGGCCTGAGCCCGCGCCGCCTGGAGGCGCTGCTGCTGGCGCTGCTGTCGGTGACCGTGGTCATCGCGCTGCAGGCGGTGGGCATCATCCTGGTGGTGGCCATGGTGGTCATCCCCGGCGCGACCGCCTACCTGCTCACCGACCGCTTCGAGCGCATGCTGCTCATCGCCGCCGCGGTCTCGGCCGCCGCCTCCGTGCTGGGCACCTACGTCAGCTTCTACGCCGACGTCGCCACCGGCGGCACTGTCGTCCTCGCCCAGGCGTGCTGCTTCGGGCTGGCCTACCTGCTGGGGCCCCAGCACGGCGTCCTGGCCCGCCGCCTGCGCCGCAGGGCCGCCCCGGCGGGCTGA
- a CDS encoding MFS transporter yields MTAPSSAPSRTRGRWITHWEPENAAFWNATGRRVANRNLWASIFAEHIGFSVWSLWSVLTLFMTPEAGFDYTPAQKFLLVSAVSLVGAVLRVPYTLAVPKFGGRNWTLISACALLVPTGLAAVLIQRPDTPFWLLLLLAATAGLGGGNFSSSMANINSFFPERSKGWALGLNAGGGNIGVATAQLAGLGVIAAFGAAQGYLLAVLYIPLLLAAAVVAATRMDNLTGARSDAGAQIAAAKDRHFWILSFLYIGTFGSFIGFSFAFGLLLQNQFDRTPMEAAAVTFLGPLLGSLVRPVGGRLADRFGGARVTLIGFAAMAAGTAVIVAASLLGSLALFTTGFIALFLLTGIGNGSTYKMIPAVYAAEAENEIAAGVPAEQAYARNKRISGAVLGLVGAAGALGGVGINLVFRQSFMSFDTAIPAYAAFLAFYLACMAVTRRFYLRRPAARPGAAAAASHDESVAAS; encoded by the coding sequence GTGACCGCACCGAGTAGCGCACCGTCCCGCACCCGCGGACGGTGGATCACCCACTGGGAACCCGAAAACGCCGCGTTCTGGAACGCCACGGGCCGCCGTGTCGCCAACCGCAACCTGTGGGCCTCCATCTTCGCCGAGCACATCGGATTCTCGGTGTGGAGCCTGTGGTCGGTACTGACCCTGTTCATGACGCCCGAGGCCGGATTCGACTACACGCCCGCGCAGAAGTTCCTGCTCGTCTCTGCGGTCTCGCTGGTCGGGGCCGTCCTGCGGGTGCCCTACACCCTGGCGGTGCCCAAGTTCGGCGGCCGCAACTGGACACTGATCTCGGCGTGCGCGCTGCTGGTGCCCACCGGCCTGGCCGCCGTGCTCATCCAGCGCCCCGACACCCCCTTCTGGCTGCTGTTGCTGCTGGCGGCCACCGCCGGGCTGGGCGGCGGCAACTTCTCCTCGTCCATGGCCAACATCAACTCCTTCTTCCCCGAGCGCAGCAAGGGCTGGGCGCTGGGCCTCAACGCCGGCGGCGGCAACATCGGCGTCGCCACCGCCCAACTCGCCGGCCTGGGCGTCATCGCCGCCTTCGGCGCCGCCCAGGGCTACCTGCTGGCGGTGCTCTACATCCCCCTGCTGCTGGCGGCCGCCGTCGTGGCCGCCACCCGCATGGACAACCTCACCGGCGCCCGGTCCGACGCGGGCGCCCAGATCGCCGCCGCCAAGGACCGCCACTTCTGGATCCTCTCCTTCCTCTACATCGGCACCTTCGGCTCCTTCATCGGGTTCTCCTTCGCCTTCGGGCTGCTGCTGCAGAACCAATTCGACCGCACCCCGATGGAGGCCGCCGCGGTGACCTTCCTCGGCCCCCTGCTGGGATCGCTCGTCCGCCCCGTGGGGGGTCGGCTCGCCGACCGCTTCGGCGGCGCCCGCGTCACGCTGATCGGCTTCGCCGCCATGGCGGCGGGCACCGCCGTGATCGTGGCGGCCTCCCTGCTGGGCTCGCTCGCCCTGTTCACCACCGGATTCATCGCCCTGTTCCTGCTCACCGGCATCGGCAACGGATCCACCTACAAGATGATCCCGGCCGTCTACGCGGCCGAAGCCGAGAACGAGATCGCCGCCGGCGTCCCCGCCGAACAGGCCTACGCCCGCAACAAGCGCATCTCCGGGGCGGTGCTGGGCCTGGTAGGGGCGGCCGGCGCCCTGGGCGGAGTCGGCATCAACCTCGTGTTCCGCCAGTCCTTCATGAGTTTCGACACCGCGATCCCCGCCTACGCCGCCTTCCTGGCGTTCTACCTGGCCTGTATGGCGGTGACCCGCCGCTTCTACCTCCGGCGCCCCGCAGCCCGCCCCGGCGCGGCCGCGGCCGCATCCCACGACGAATCGGTGGCCGCCTCGTGA